In Amycolatopsis coloradensis, one genomic interval encodes:
- a CDS encoding aminoglycoside adenylyltransferase domain-containing protein: protein MRVEPLLDHLDREDPGGVLGLYLYGSAAAGGLKPDSDVDLLLLTRRSLGESERAALVSLLSRLSGWRGHADRFPDAADRRPIELTGIVVGGKPSHRDFQYGEWLREDLVRGRLPWPVEDPDVVILVATAHAAHRVLRGPALADLLDPVPRELLRDAALGVIPGLLSEIEGDERNVLLTLARIVVTVETGGIVSKDAAAAAIAPTLDGDGRALLQRARAGYLGAASDDWTGLSAEVALLARALADRAKGV, encoded by the coding sequence ATGCGCGTCGAGCCTCTGCTGGACCATCTCGACCGGGAAGATCCCGGCGGCGTCCTCGGGTTGTACCTCTACGGTTCCGCCGCGGCGGGTGGGCTCAAACCGGACAGTGACGTCGATCTGCTGCTGCTCACCCGCCGCTCGCTCGGCGAATCGGAACGCGCCGCGCTGGTGTCCCTGCTGTCGCGGCTTTCGGGATGGCGTGGCCACGCCGACCGATTCCCCGACGCGGCGGACCGTCGGCCGATCGAACTGACCGGGATCGTGGTCGGGGGCAAGCCGTCGCACCGTGATTTCCAGTACGGGGAATGGCTTCGGGAAGACCTCGTGCGAGGTCGTCTTCCCTGGCCTGTCGAGGATCCCGACGTCGTGATCCTCGTGGCCACCGCCCATGCGGCGCATCGCGTTCTGCGCGGCCCCGCGCTCGCCGACCTCCTCGATCCGGTGCCGCGGGAGCTGCTCCGTGACGCGGCGCTCGGCGTCATCCCCGGTCTGTTGTCCGAGATCGAAGGCGACGAACGCAACGTCCTGCTTACGCTCGCGCGGATCGTCGTGACCGTCGAGACGGGCGGGATCGTCTCGAAGGACGCCGCGGCGGCGGCCATCGCGCCGACGCTTGATGGCGATGGCCGCGCGCTGCTCCAGCGTGCGCGAGCGGGCTACCTCGGTGCGGCTTCCGATGACTGGACCGGACTTTCGGCCGAGGTGGCCTTGCTCGCGCGGGCTCTCGCGGACCGGGCGAAGGGAGTTTGA
- a CDS encoding NmrA family NAD(P)-binding protein, protein MSSAPVLVTGATGRQGGATARALLAAGVPVRALVRDPARAQAVEALGVELVVGDLHDVDSVIRAAKGARAVFSVQMPGMNADGFDFAGEVTQGVNLIEGAKAAGVPQFVHTSVSGAGQHVEADGWAEGRWTSMEPTLGAKAAIQDRLREAGFPQWTLLKPGFFMENFLPDMKFLFPRGVDGGLVSVIKPSTSLSLAAVDDIGAAAAAVIAEPERFTGVELELASDFLTMTEIAEVLSGVLGRRLAAPDMTVEQAVAAGMPPMGASHEWLNVVGQPGRPEYARELGLPLTGFADWARKYLA, encoded by the coding sequence ATGTCCTCAGCACCCGTTTTGGTCACCGGCGCCACCGGCAGGCAGGGCGGTGCGACCGCCCGTGCCCTGCTCGCGGCCGGTGTTCCCGTCCGAGCTCTGGTGCGAGACCCGGCCAGGGCGCAAGCCGTCGAAGCGCTCGGCGTCGAACTCGTCGTCGGTGACCTCCACGACGTCGATTCCGTCATCCGGGCGGCCAAGGGCGCCCGTGCCGTCTTCTCGGTACAGATGCCGGGGATGAACGCCGACGGATTCGACTTCGCCGGCGAGGTGACCCAAGGCGTCAACCTCATCGAGGGCGCGAAGGCGGCCGGGGTGCCGCAGTTCGTGCACACCTCCGTTTCGGGTGCCGGCCAGCACGTCGAGGCGGACGGATGGGCCGAAGGGCGCTGGACGTCGATGGAGCCCACGCTGGGTGCCAAGGCCGCGATCCAAGACCGTCTCCGTGAAGCCGGATTTCCCCAGTGGACACTGCTCAAGCCGGGCTTCTTCATGGAGAACTTCCTGCCCGACATGAAGTTCCTCTTCCCGCGAGGAGTGGACGGCGGTCTGGTGAGCGTCATCAAGCCGTCGACGTCGCTTTCGCTGGCCGCCGTCGACGACATCGGCGCCGCGGCCGCCGCGGTCATCGCCGAACCGGAGCGGTTCACCGGGGTCGAACTGGAGCTGGCGAGCGACTTCCTGACCATGACGGAGATCGCCGAGGTCCTGTCCGGAGTACTGGGCAGGCGGCTGGCGGCACCGGATATGACCGTCGAGCAGGCGGTCGCAGCCGGGATGCCGCCGATGGGCGCCTCGCACGAGTGGCTGAACGTGGTCGGCCAGCCCGGACGTCCGGAATACGCGCGTGAACTCGGCCTCCCACTGACCGGATTCGCCGACTGGGCGCGGAAATACCTTGCGTAG
- a CDS encoding helix-turn-helix domain-containing protein, which produces MSDGLRADARRNYARILAVAEEEVAAHGSGASLEQIARTANVGSATVRRHFPTRRALLEAVSAKRIAALCARAVELTGEDDSRKALLTWLDEVVTYCVSARGLAAALAYDGPPEHENSCSAAIEEAGDPLVRQAARDGVVSPDVTVADLITLIVGIVLATERYPDPAAQADRLFRLAVAGLSPRT; this is translated from the coding sequence ATGTCCGACGGCCTGCGTGCCGACGCACGGCGCAACTACGCGCGCATCCTCGCGGTCGCCGAGGAGGAGGTCGCGGCCCACGGCTCCGGCGCCTCCCTGGAGCAGATCGCGCGGACCGCCAACGTCGGCTCGGCGACCGTCCGGCGCCACTTCCCCACCCGCCGGGCCCTGCTGGAGGCGGTCTCCGCGAAGCGGATCGCGGCGTTGTGCGCCCGCGCCGTCGAACTGACCGGCGAGGACGACAGCCGGAAGGCGCTCCTGACCTGGCTCGACGAGGTCGTCACCTACTGCGTCTCCGCCCGGGGTTTGGCGGCCGCGCTCGCCTACGACGGTCCCCCGGAGCACGAGAATTCCTGTTCCGCCGCCATCGAGGAAGCAGGGGATCCGCTCGTGCGGCAGGCCGCGCGGGATGGCGTGGTGTCTCCGGACGTCACCGTCGCCGACTTGATCACCCTGATCGTCGGCATCGTCCTGGCCACCGAGCGCTACCCGGATCCCGCCGCACAGGCGGACCGCCTGTTCCGGTTGGCCGTCGCGGGTCTGAGCCCCCGGACATGA
- a CDS encoding CARDB domain-containing protein, with translation MTRMRLSRLIAGLLVSGLSVAGLSLASAASGPPPDPVATPVPAALAEVPLTRTVSASSALPGYPVANAVDGNQESYWESANNAFPQWIQADLGTAKSLSRIVLKLPAGWESRTQTLAVRGSTDGAAFTDLAAPAGYAFAPGTNTVTIPMTASARYVRLQVTANSRWPAAQLAEFELYGPDTGDTQAPSAPANLALTEPVAGQIRLTWSPSADNVGVDGYTVYRDGTPVTTITGTTFTESRPTGTRVEYFVRAKDAAGNESGDSDHVVRSGTSAGANLAAGKPIEATSTVHSFVAANANDNNTATYWESAAGYPNALTVKLGVDADVDSVVVKLNPDAIWGARTQNFEVLGRPQGSTAFTTLSARADHRFDPATNQNSVVIPVSGRAAEVRLQFFANSGAPGGQVAEFQVFGTPAPNPDLVVTGTTWTPEHPTETSRLAVSATVKNTGTANAAATTVNVSLGGTVAGDAAVGALAAGESATVTVDAGTRPQGTYTVAATADPAGKMAEQDETNNTYTSPTPLVVAQSPGPDLEVTGITSNPPNPAAGSAVSFTVAVRNRGTSGAGASVTRLAVGGTTLTGATGAIEAGATANVAISGTWTAADGGATLTATADANGTVTETNESNNNLSRAIVVGRGAAVPYVEYEAEAAQYQGQLLEADPLRTFGHTNFATESSGRKSVRLANPGQYVEFTSANQANSIVVRNSIPDGPGGGGQDATLSLYVNGTFAQKLTLSSKHSWLYGSTDDPEGLTNTPQANARRLFDESHALLSRSYPPGTKFKLQRDSGDNAAFYIVDLIDLEQVAPASEKPANCVSITEYGAVPNDGNDDSAAIQRAVTDDQNGVIGCVWIPAGQWRQEKKILTDDPNVPNGGGQYNQIGISNVTIRGAGMWHAQLYSQIEPQNAGGINHPHEGNFGFDIDKNTQISDIAIFGSGRIRGGDGGAEGGVGLNGRFGTGTKISNVWIEHANVGVWVGRDYSNLPALWGPGDGLEFSGMRIRNTYADGINFTNGTRNSKVFNSSFRTTGDDSLAVWANQYVKDPSQDIAHDNVFANNTIQLPWRANGIAIYGGYGNKIENNIVHDTMNYPGIMLATDHDPLPFSGETLIANNALYRCGGVFWGEQQEFGAITFFAQGKDIPGVVLRDTEIHDSTYDGVQFKTGGGVVTAALTDVKIDKSNNGAGILAMSGARGSATLTNVTITNSANGDVVREPGSQFVINGWPVPVVVSPSRRGSR, from the coding sequence ATGACACGTATGCGCCTGTCCCGGCTCATCGCCGGTCTCCTGGTCTCGGGGCTTTCCGTCGCCGGACTCTCCCTCGCGTCCGCCGCGAGCGGGCCACCTCCCGACCCCGTCGCCACACCCGTTCCGGCCGCGCTCGCCGAAGTGCCGCTGACCCGCACAGTGTCGGCGAGCAGCGCGCTGCCCGGTTATCCCGTCGCGAACGCCGTCGACGGGAACCAGGAGAGCTACTGGGAATCCGCCAACAACGCGTTCCCGCAGTGGATCCAGGCCGACCTCGGCACGGCGAAGTCCCTTTCGCGGATCGTGCTGAAACTGCCCGCGGGCTGGGAATCCCGCACCCAGACACTGGCCGTGCGCGGAAGCACCGACGGCGCGGCGTTCACCGACCTCGCCGCGCCGGCCGGCTACGCGTTCGCTCCCGGCACCAACACCGTCACCATCCCGATGACCGCGTCGGCCCGCTACGTGCGGTTGCAGGTCACCGCGAACTCGCGATGGCCCGCCGCGCAGCTCGCGGAATTCGAGCTGTACGGGCCGGACACCGGCGACACGCAGGCGCCGAGCGCGCCGGCGAATCTCGCGCTGACCGAGCCCGTCGCCGGCCAGATCCGGCTGACCTGGTCGCCCTCGGCCGACAACGTCGGTGTCGACGGCTACACCGTCTATCGCGACGGGACGCCGGTCACCACGATCACCGGCACCACGTTCACCGAATCCAGGCCCACGGGGACCCGGGTCGAGTACTTCGTGCGCGCCAAGGACGCGGCGGGCAACGAATCCGGCGACAGTGACCACGTCGTGCGCTCCGGGACGAGCGCGGGCGCGAACCTGGCGGCGGGCAAACCGATCGAGGCCACGTCGACGGTCCATTCGTTCGTCGCGGCCAACGCCAACGACAACAACACCGCCACGTACTGGGAATCCGCCGCGGGGTACCCGAACGCGCTGACGGTGAAGCTCGGGGTCGACGCGGATGTCGACTCGGTCGTGGTGAAACTCAACCCGGACGCGATCTGGGGTGCGCGGACACAGAATTTCGAGGTCCTTGGTCGTCCGCAGGGTTCCACCGCGTTCACCACCCTGTCGGCGCGAGCCGACCACCGCTTCGACCCGGCCACCAACCAGAATTCGGTGGTCATCCCGGTCAGCGGACGCGCCGCGGAGGTACGTCTTCAGTTCTTCGCCAACTCCGGTGCACCCGGCGGTCAGGTCGCGGAATTCCAGGTGTTCGGCACTCCCGCGCCGAACCCGGACCTCGTCGTCACCGGCACGACCTGGACGCCGGAGCACCCGACGGAGACCAGCAGGCTCGCCGTGTCGGCGACCGTGAAGAACACCGGCACCGCGAACGCGGCCGCCACCACCGTGAACGTCAGCCTCGGCGGCACCGTCGCCGGTGACGCGGCGGTCGGCGCACTCGCCGCCGGTGAGTCCGCCACGGTCACCGTCGACGCGGGCACGCGTCCACAAGGGACCTACACCGTGGCCGCCACCGCCGATCCGGCGGGCAAGATGGCCGAGCAGGACGAAACGAACAACACCTACACCTCGCCGACGCCGCTGGTCGTCGCCCAATCGCCGGGGCCCGACCTCGAGGTCACCGGCATCACCTCGAACCCGCCCAATCCGGCGGCCGGTTCGGCGGTGTCCTTCACCGTCGCGGTGCGCAACCGCGGCACGAGCGGCGCGGGCGCTTCGGTGACGCGGCTGGCCGTCGGCGGCACCACACTGACCGGCGCCACCGGTGCGATCGAGGCGGGCGCCACCGCGAACGTCGCGATCTCGGGCACGTGGACCGCCGCCGACGGTGGCGCGACCCTCACCGCGACGGCCGACGCGAACGGCACGGTCACGGAGACCAACGAGTCGAACAACAACCTCTCGCGGGCGATCGTCGTGGGCCGCGGCGCGGCGGTCCCGTACGTCGAATACGAGGCGGAAGCCGCGCAGTACCAAGGGCAACTGCTGGAAGCCGACCCGCTCCGCACGTTCGGCCACACGAACTTCGCGACGGAATCGTCGGGCCGCAAGTCCGTGCGGCTGGCGAATCCGGGGCAGTACGTGGAGTTCACGTCGGCGAACCAGGCGAACTCGATCGTCGTGCGCAATTCCATTCCCGACGGCCCCGGTGGTGGCGGGCAGGACGCGACGCTCAGCCTTTACGTCAACGGGACTTTCGCGCAGAAGCTGACGTTGTCGTCGAAGCACAGCTGGCTCTACGGCAGCACCGACGATCCCGAAGGCCTGACCAATACCCCGCAGGCCAACGCGCGACGGCTGTTCGACGAGTCGCACGCGCTGCTGTCGCGGTCGTATCCGCCGGGCACGAAGTTCAAGCTGCAGCGGGACAGCGGTGACAACGCGGCGTTCTACATCGTCGACCTCATCGATCTGGAGCAGGTCGCCCCCGCGTCGGAGAAGCCCGCGAACTGCGTGTCGATCACGGAGTACGGCGCCGTGCCGAACGACGGGAACGACGACTCGGCGGCGATCCAGCGCGCGGTGACCGACGACCAGAACGGCGTGATCGGCTGTGTCTGGATCCCGGCGGGGCAGTGGCGGCAGGAGAAGAAGATCCTGACCGACGACCCGAACGTGCCCAACGGCGGTGGCCAGTACAACCAGATCGGCATCTCCAACGTGACGATCCGCGGCGCGGGCATGTGGCATGCGCAGCTGTATTCGCAGATCGAGCCGCAGAACGCGGGCGGCATCAACCATCCGCACGAGGGCAATTTCGGGTTCGACATCGACAAGAACACGCAGATCTCCGACATCGCCATCTTCGGTTCCGGCCGGATCCGCGGCGGCGACGGCGGCGCGGAAGGCGGCGTCGGCCTCAACGGTCGCTTCGGCACCGGCACGAAGATCTCCAACGTGTGGATCGAGCACGCCAACGTCGGCGTGTGGGTCGGCCGGGACTACAGCAACCTGCCGGCGCTCTGGGGCCCCGGCGACGGTCTCGAGTTCAGCGGCATGCGGATCCGGAACACCTACGCCGACGGCATCAACTTCACCAACGGCACCCGCAACTCGAAGGTGTTCAACTCGTCGTTCCGTACCACCGGCGACGATTCGCTCGCGGTGTGGGCGAACCAGTACGTGAAGGATCCGTCACAGGACATCGCGCACGACAACGTGTTCGCCAACAACACGATCCAGCTTCCGTGGCGTGCCAACGGGATCGCGATCTACGGCGGCTACGGCAACAAGATCGAGAACAACATCGTCCACGACACGATGAACTATCCGGGCATCATGCTGGCGACGGATCACGATCCGCTGCCGTTCTCCGGGGAGACGCTCATCGCGAACAACGCCCTGTACCGCTGCGGCGGCGTGTTCTGGGGCGAGCAGCAGGAGTTCGGCGCGATCACGTTCTTCGCGCAGGGCAAGGACATTCCCGGGGTCGTCCTGCGGGACACGGAGATCCACGATTCGACCTACGACGGTGTCCAGTTCAAGACGGGCGGCGGCGTCGTGACCGCGGCCCTCACCGACGTCAAGATCGACAAGTCCAACAACGGCGCGGGCATCCTCGCTATGAGCGGCGCCCGTGGCAGCGCGACCTTGACGAACGTGACGATCACGAACTCCGCGAACGGCGACGTCGTCCGTGAGCCGGGGTCGCAGTTCGTGATCAACGGCTGGCCGGTGCCGGTGGTGGTCTCGCCGAGCCGCCGCGGCTCGCGGTAG
- a CDS encoding S1 family peptidase, translating into MRIRGLITALLCAAGLTTVAPAAVAAPIIDGEYAQSGPWAAMIEQNGSQWCSGSIISARWVLTAHHCVDEPGADYSVRVGDVDHRAGTYAVVADIHTPAGGADIALLRLDRSVSTTYASLGTSVAVGDTEYVYGWGYNEDGDLQRYLKVARMTVTSVGSGLIKARRGNGLTNGGDSGGPVFVGGKQVGVHIAGNKVDTSTHTSISANRTWIRDTSGV; encoded by the coding sequence ATGCGCATCCGAGGTCTCATCACCGCCCTGCTGTGCGCGGCCGGGCTCACGACGGTCGCGCCCGCCGCCGTCGCGGCCCCCATCATCGACGGCGAATACGCCCAGTCCGGCCCGTGGGCCGCCATGATCGAACAGAACGGCAGCCAGTGGTGCTCCGGTTCGATCATCAGCGCCCGTTGGGTGCTCACGGCCCACCACTGCGTCGACGAACCCGGCGCCGACTACTCCGTCCGGGTGGGCGACGTCGATCATCGGGCCGGAACGTACGCCGTGGTGGCCGACATCCACACCCCCGCCGGCGGCGCCGACATCGCGCTGCTGAGGCTCGACCGCTCGGTGAGCACGACGTACGCGTCCCTCGGTACTTCCGTCGCCGTCGGTGACACCGAATACGTTTATGGCTGGGGCTACAACGAAGACGGTGACCTGCAGCGCTACCTCAAGGTCGCCAGGATGACGGTGACCAGTGTCGGGAGTGGACTGATCAAGGCCCGCCGGGGCAACGGGCTGACCAACGGCGGCGACTCCGGCGGTCCGGTCTTCGTCGGTGGCAAGCAGGTCGGCGTGCATATCGCCGGCAACAAGGTGGACACCTCGACGCACACCAGCATCTCGGCGAACCGCACCTGGATCCGCGACACCTCGGGCGTCTAG
- a CDS encoding LuxR C-terminal-related transcriptional regulator → MASTTPADGLGTQLARLGLGETASRVYRRMLDSAPVTAEELAWREDDAETVQLALKELADAGLAVSSGVDGSEYVPANPSEALTALTTRRQAELHDARLAVQTAYRAFRRAHSGMPNAQDLLEVVTGDAIIPRLQHLATTVRHQVRRLDSPPYFTGGRRNLLEEEQLRRGITYRCVYSGASLGDPGYLVANILPCLRAGEQARLLPELPVKLTLFDDRAATIALTIREADRNQSIVIVRPCSLFSALEGLFETSWAAALPLDRHGRTSEQPIRPVERELLLLLAAGRKDDEIAAELGVSRRTLFRYLENLMDRAGVSSRFQLGIFAAHNDWL, encoded by the coding sequence GTGGCATCGACGACTCCCGCGGACGGTCTCGGCACGCAGCTGGCCAGGCTGGGACTCGGTGAGACCGCCTCCCGGGTCTACCGGCGGATGCTCGACAGCGCGCCCGTCACCGCCGAGGAGCTGGCCTGGCGGGAGGACGACGCGGAGACCGTCCAGCTCGCACTGAAAGAACTGGCCGACGCGGGCCTCGCGGTGTCGTCCGGAGTGGACGGGTCCGAATACGTCCCCGCGAACCCCAGCGAAGCGCTCACCGCACTGACCACGCGACGGCAGGCCGAACTGCACGACGCGCGGCTCGCGGTCCAGACCGCGTACCGCGCCTTCCGGCGGGCGCATTCGGGGATGCCGAACGCGCAGGACCTGCTCGAAGTGGTCACGGGCGACGCCATCATCCCCCGGCTTCAGCATCTCGCGACCACGGTGCGGCATCAGGTGCGCCGCCTCGACTCCCCGCCCTATTTCACCGGCGGCCGCCGGAATCTACTGGAGGAGGAGCAACTGCGGCGCGGGATCACCTACCGTTGTGTCTACAGTGGAGCGTCACTCGGCGATCCCGGCTATCTCGTCGCGAACATCCTGCCGTGCCTGCGGGCAGGCGAACAGGCCCGCCTGCTGCCCGAGCTGCCGGTGAAACTGACACTGTTCGACGACCGTGCGGCGACCATCGCGCTGACCATCCGCGAGGCCGATCGCAACCAGTCCATCGTCATCGTGCGGCCTTGCAGCCTTTTCTCCGCGCTGGAAGGCTTGTTCGAAACCTCCTGGGCGGCCGCGCTTCCACTCGACCGGCATGGACGGACGTCCGAACAGCCGATCCGGCCGGTCGAACGGGAACTGCTGCTCCTGCTCGCCGCCGGGCGCAAGGACGACGAGATCGCCGCCGAACTCGGCGTCAGCAGGCGCACCCTGTTCCGCTATCTCGAGAACCTGATGGACCGCGCGGGCGTGTCCAGCCGGTTCCAGCTGGGGATCTTCGCCGCGCACAACGACTGGCTCTGA
- a CDS encoding trypsin-like serine protease, with protein sequence MRLRALLAAAVLTITTAPAAFAAPDVAHGTDVPPGQFGFVAKIAMTKIPRPDGSTYSSYCTGALVAPGWVATTGHCFHDAHRKRVAGKVPYPTTVTLGLVDEAIESGVARKATEVLQAKENDVALIKLDTPVTTVTPLTVNRVLPKIGQQLTLAGWGSLTAKNPAPATRMQQGTVQVATVAPTTIGVRGAAPSITTSACTYDSGAPYFVPEGKGGTLVSLEATGPDCPHAGIETTSRADVIADWIATQTG encoded by the coding sequence TTGCGTCTGCGCGCCCTGCTGGCCGCTGCTGTCCTGACCATCACCACCGCTCCGGCCGCGTTCGCCGCGCCGGACGTCGCCCACGGCACCGATGTCCCACCAGGGCAGTTCGGGTTCGTCGCGAAGATCGCGATGACGAAGATCCCCCGCCCGGACGGCTCGACCTACAGCAGTTACTGCACGGGTGCGCTGGTCGCGCCCGGCTGGGTCGCCACCACGGGGCACTGCTTCCACGACGCGCACCGCAAGCGCGTCGCGGGCAAGGTGCCGTATCCGACGACGGTGACGTTGGGCCTCGTCGACGAGGCGATCGAATCAGGCGTGGCCCGCAAGGCGACCGAAGTGCTGCAGGCGAAGGAAAACGACGTCGCTCTCATCAAACTGGACACCCCGGTGACGACGGTGACTCCGCTGACGGTGAACCGGGTGCTCCCGAAGATCGGCCAGCAGCTGACGCTGGCGGGCTGGGGCAGCCTGACCGCCAAGAACCCCGCTCCGGCCACCCGGATGCAGCAAGGCACGGTCCAGGTGGCGACGGTGGCCCCGACGACGATCGGTGTCCGCGGCGCGGCACCCTCGATCACGACCAGTGCCTGCACGTACGACTCGGGCGCGCCGTACTTCGTCCCGGAAGGCAAGGGCGGCACCTTGGTCTCGCTGGAGGCCACCGGGCCGGACTGCCCGCACGCCGGGATCGAGACGACCTCCCGCGCGGACGTCATCGCGGACTGGATCGCCACCCAGACGGGCTAA